The DNA sequence ACCATATCTGTTTTAAACTCACTTTTATCAGTTTTTACACCTTCTACTTTTTGATTTCCTAATATTGTTTCTACTTTTTGATTAAATAGTAATTCTACTCCATTAGATGATAATACATTACCCATCTCATTTCTAAATTCTTCGTCATAGTATGAACAAAGAACTGAATCTGATGAATCTATTAATGAAACATCTTTACCATTTCTCTTAAACGCTTCTGCTAATTCAACACCTATATATCCTGCTCCAACTACTGTTACATGTTTAATATCTTTTGATTCAATTTTTTCTATAACTTCTTTTGCATCTTGGAATAATTTAACAAATTGTACATTTTCTAAATCTTTTCCAGGTATAGGTGGATTTAATGGAAGTGAACCAGTAGATAAAATTAATTTATCATATTTCTCTTCATATTTTTTACCATCTAAACTTTGTGCATATACTATTTTATTATCTGTATCTATTTTAGTTACTTCTGTTTCCATATATACTTTTGCACCTTTTGATTCTAATGTTGGTTTATCTGAATAAAATAAACCATCAGATGTACTTATTTGATTACCTATCCATAATGCCATTCCGCAACCCAAAAAACTAATATTACTATTTTTATCAAATACTGTAACTTCTATTCCTTTATAATTGTCAAGTATAGTGTTTATTGCAGCTGTTCCTGCATGATTTGCTCCTACTAAAACTACTTTCATATTTTCAACTCCCATTTCTTATGCTGATACCATTATATCATATTTTATGTATTTTTGGTAAATTAAATTGATAAAACATGTTTTTATTATCATATATTTTAATTTTTTTCATTTTTTTTCACTATATGTAACATTTCACAAAAAGGAGAGTAAACTCCCCCTATAATTTTAGTTAAATTCTTTTAAAAATTCCTTAAGTTCTCTACTACTAACATTAGTATTAGCAGCTACATTTTTCCATATTTTACTATACTTAGTTCCATAAAATAGTCCTAGTGTATGCATAGTTGTATGATATGGTTTACTACCTTTATTTTCTTCTACATATTTTATTAATTTTTCTATTATTTCAAATCTTGAAATATTATATTCATTAAGCAACATAGGGTTATCATAAGCTGCTCTCCCTATCATTACTCTATCAACATATTGTAAATGTTCATTTACTTCTTCTATGGTTTTTATCCCACCATTTATTTCTATATTAAGATTAGGTCTATCTTTTTTTAATTTATATACCATATCATAATCTAATGGTGGTATAGTCCTATTTTCATGTGGACTAAGCCCTTTTAATATTGCAATTCTAGCATGTACTGTAAAATCTTTTATACCTACACTTGATATTTCATCAACAAACTCTAATAATTCAGAATAGCTATTCATTAATCTATCATCTTTTAATATACCCTTACCATCTATACCTATTCTATGTTTAAGTGTTATTGGTTTATCAGTAACTTCTTTAATACTATTTATTATTTTTTTAAGTAACTTAATATCAGACATAAGATAAGCACCCATCATATTATCAGAAACCCTATTAGATGGACAACCTGCATTAATATTTATGCTATCATAGTTATATTTATTTGCTTTATTAATAGCAATTTGTGCTAATTTCTCATCGTGAGTTGCAATCTGTAATGCTATAGGATGTTCTATTTCATTAAAATCTAATAATTTATCTAAATCTCCATTAATTATTGCCTGTGCTGTTATCATTTCAGTATACAAATAAGAACTTTTATTAAACATTCTTAAAAAGTTTCTAAAATGTTTTGTAGTTCTATCAACCATAGGAGCTATACTAATTTTATTCATCATTTGCTTATTAACAATACCCCTCCTGTCATTAAAAATACTCCTATTAATTTAATGAAAGTAAATGATTTAACTTTCAAACCTACAAGACCAAAATGATCTAGTATAAGAGCTGTTATTATTTGAGATAATATTATTAAAACTGTTGCAGTTCCTGCACCTAAATGTGGAATTATTACTATTAATAATGTTACAAATATAAGTCCTAAAAAAGCACCCATAAAACACCATAAAGGTACTGTTTTTAAAGTTTCTATACTAGGTAATTTTATTCCTTTAATTAAAAAGTAAATCGCTATAACTACTGTCCCTGCTAAAAATGTCCAAAATGTTGCAACTTCTACCCCTAAAACTTTTCCTAATGCTGAATTTACAGGGCTTTGTACTGTAACCGCTATTCCTGCAACTAATGCTAATATCATATATATTAATTTACCTTCTATCATTATTGTTCTCCTTTAATTTTTTTCCAATATTCTTTTATTTTACTTTCATATTTATTATTCCCATAAACATATAGGTTTAAATATTTATTCATATAATTTTGCTTAACATAATTATTGTTATAATTATGAGGATATAAATATTTTGATGCTCCTTGCTTTGTTAAATGGAAAGGTATATCTTGTACACCATTATCGTATATTATTTGCATCGCCTTATTAACAGCATTATATGCAGTATTACTCTTAGGTGACGTCGCTAAATATATCGCACATTCGGCTAATATTATTCTAGCTTCAGGCATACCAATTTTTTCTACTGCATTCATAGCAGAAACTGCTAAATTAAGTGCAGTAGGATTAGCTAGACCTATATCTTCACTAGCAGATATTACTAATCTTCTAGCTATATACATTAAATCTTCTCCACCAACCAAAAGTGAACTAAGCCAATAAACAGCAGCGTCAGGATCACTCCCTCTTATACTTTTTATCATTGCTGATATTCTATCATACTTA is a window from the Oceanivirga salmonicida genome containing:
- the nox gene encoding H2O-forming NADH oxidase gives rise to the protein MKVVLVGANHAGTAAINTILDNYKGIEVTVFDKNSNISFLGCGMALWIGNQISTSDGLFYSDKPTLESKGAKVYMETEVTKIDTDNKIVYAQSLDGKKYEEKYDKLILSTGSLPLNPPIPGKDLENVQFVKLFQDAKEVIEKIESKDIKHVTVVGAGYIGVELAEAFKRNGKDVSLIDSSDSVLCSYYDEEFRNEMGNVLSSNGVELLFNQKVETILGNQKVEGVKTDKSEFKTDMVVLCIGFRPNTDLLKDKLELHQNAYKVNRKQETNIKDVYAIGDCATVYDNSIDDINYIALATNAVRSGILAAHNACGTELVSPGVQGSNGISIYDYNMVSTGLTEEAAKRLGMEVLSTSFEDVQKADFIENSPNEKVKIKIVYEKGSRRIVGAQIASKHDVSMGIHLFSLAIQEKLTIDKLKLLDIFFLPHFNKPYNYITMAALGAK
- the dusA gene encoding tRNA dihydrouridine(20/20a) synthase DusA produces the protein MMNKISIAPMVDRTTKHFRNFLRMFNKSSYLYTEMITAQAIINGDLDKLLDFNEIEHPIALQIATHDEKLAQIAINKANKYNYDSININAGCPSNRVSDNMMGAYLMSDIKLLKKIINSIKEVTDKPITLKHRIGIDGKGILKDDRLMNSYSELLEFVDEISSVGIKDFTVHARIAILKGLSPHENRTIPPLDYDMVYKLKKDRPNLNIEINGGIKTIEEVNEHLQYVDRVMIGRAAYDNPMLLNEYNISRFEIIEKLIKYVEENKGSKPYHTTMHTLGLFYGTKYSKIWKNVAANTNVSSRELKEFLKEFN
- a CDS encoding DMT family transporter; protein product: MIEGKLIYMILALVAGIAVTVQSPVNSALGKVLGVEVATFWTFLAGTVVIAIYFLIKGIKLPSIETLKTVPLWCFMGAFLGLIFVTLLIVIIPHLGAGTATVLIILSQIITALILDHFGLVGLKVKSFTFIKLIGVFLMTGGVLLISK